From the Lolium rigidum isolate FL_2022 chromosome 2, APGP_CSIRO_Lrig_0.1, whole genome shotgun sequence genome, one window contains:
- the LOC124687904 gene encoding ASC1-like protein 1 — MFGNAHEKNHHKAEQTKKRIRKFKESAWKCIYFLSGEVLSLLVTYNEPWFTNTKYFWVGPGEQVWPDQKTKLKLKAVYMYAAGFYTYSIFALMFWETRRADFGVSMSHHVATVVLIILSYVFRFARVGAVVLAIHDASDVFLEIGKMSKYSNCDWLANVAFLLFVVSWVLLRLTYFPFWILRSTSYEVLLTLDKKKHNFDGPIYYYVFNSLLFSLLVLHIYWWVLIYRMLVRQIKTRNVGDDVRSDSEEEDEHED; from the exons ATGTTTGGGAATGCACATGAGAAGAATCATCATAAAGCAGAGCAAACGAAAAAGAGGATAAGAAAATTCAAGGAATCGGCTTGGAAGTGCATTTATTTCCTATCTGGAGAGGTTTTGTCTTTGTTGGTCACGTATAATGAGCCTTGGTTCACAAACACCAAGTATTTTTGGGTGGGACCTGGCGAACAGGTTTGGCCGGATCAAAAGACAAA ATTGAAACTTAAGGCTGTCTATATGTATGCTGCTGGATTCTACACATATTCAATATTCGCACTTATGTTCTGGGAAACAAGGCGTGCAGATTTTGGTGTCTCAATGTCGCATCATGTTGCAACTGTTGTGCTGATAATTTTATCCTATGTATTCAG GTTTGCTAGAGTTGGTGCAGTTGTACTGGCAATTCATGATGCAAGCGATGTGTTTTTAGAAATTGGGAAGATGTCCAAGTATAGCAATTGTGATTGGCTTGCAAATGTTGCATTTCTTCTTTTTGTTGTTTCATGGGTTCTTCTCCGCCTCACATATTTTCCGTTCTGGATTCTCAGAAGTACAAG CTATGAAGTTCTGTTGACTCTGGATAAGAAGAAGCACAATTTTGACGGGCCAATATATTACTATGTATTCAATTCCCTTTTGTTTTCACTACTTGTTCTTCACATATATTGGTGGGTTCTAATATATCGGATGCTCGTGAGACAAATTAAGACAAGAAATGTTGGAGATGATGTTCGATCTG ACTCTGAAGAGGAAGACGAGCATGAAGATTGA